One segment of Streptomyces sp. NBC_01463 DNA contains the following:
- a CDS encoding sugar ABC transporter permease, with amino-acid sequence MSVHTPPRTVSDGRKPRRPDATRTHANSHTAIGRIRRREAVAGILFVLPTLVIFGLFKFFPIAGAGAMSLTRYRLNGDVTWLGGDNYTRLFADPHFWQSLGATATYVLVFVPLIMAVALAGAVLLNKIVRFSGTFRALLFVPYLSSFVMAGIVWSWIFASDGPLNTALDKIGAGPVPFLSGDQLLVLASLALVAVWKGFGYSMLVLLAGLKAQPAEVHEAARIDGANTRQAFWYITLPLLRPVLFFVLVIETIVGFQVFDTIYVMTGGGPNRASHSLIYFLYDEGFKFLDFGYASAVGMVLFVIVLILSLIQRRFVEGKDAK; translated from the coding sequence ATGTCCGTACACACACCACCGAGAACGGTCTCGGACGGCAGGAAACCCCGACGCCCCGACGCGACGCGCACCCACGCGAACAGCCACACCGCGATCGGCCGGATCCGCCGGCGCGAGGCGGTCGCCGGCATCCTGTTCGTGCTTCCCACCCTCGTCATCTTCGGCCTGTTCAAGTTCTTCCCGATCGCGGGCGCCGGAGCCATGAGCCTGACGCGCTACCGCCTCAACGGCGACGTGACCTGGCTCGGCGGCGACAACTACACCCGGCTGTTCGCCGACCCACACTTCTGGCAGAGCCTCGGCGCGACGGCGACGTACGTCCTCGTCTTCGTCCCGCTGATCATGGCCGTCGCCCTGGCCGGTGCCGTGCTGCTGAACAAGATCGTGCGGTTCTCCGGCACGTTCCGCGCCCTGCTGTTCGTGCCCTATCTCAGCTCCTTCGTGATGGCGGGCATCGTCTGGTCGTGGATCTTCGCCAGTGACGGACCGCTGAACACGGCCCTGGACAAGATCGGCGCCGGCCCGGTGCCGTTCCTCTCCGGCGACCAGCTGCTGGTCCTGGCATCGCTGGCCCTCGTCGCCGTGTGGAAGGGCTTCGGCTACTCGATGCTCGTCCTGCTCGCCGGACTCAAGGCACAGCCCGCGGAGGTGCACGAGGCGGCACGCATCGACGGGGCGAACACCCGTCAGGCGTTCTGGTACATCACCCTGCCGCTACTGAGGCCCGTCCTCTTCTTCGTGCTCGTCATCGAGACCATCGTCGGATTCCAGGTCTTCGACACGATCTACGTGATGACCGGCGGCGGGCCCAACCGGGCCAGCCACAGCCTCATCTACTTCCTCTACGACGAGGGCTTCAAGTTCCTCGACTTCGGCTACGCGTCCGCGGTCGGCATGGTGCTCTTCGTCATCGTGCTCATCCTCTCCCTGATCCAGCGGCGGTTCGTCGAAGGAAAGGACGCCAAGTGA
- a CDS encoding sulfatase, with protein MNSDTAPNILVLHCHDLGRFLGAYAVPTVVTPHLDALAAESALFEAAFATSPHCSPARASLFTGTYPQTNGVLGLTHDPFGWDLAEPADHLAHRLSTAGYRTELIGVHHESRVLPDDVVAARLGFDRVRTGGDRDVVVERTTEALDRAAERAEPFYLQVGFHEPHRTPSRNDRPGVMGFLGDAVTPDDSLGHTVPAYLRDDEGAREEIAELQGAVRHMDEGVGRVLEHLDTLGLRDETVVVFTTDHGLPLPRAKCTLYDPGLEVALMMRVPGRDAWEGRRITPMVSHVDVLPTLLELVGLPEPERVAGTSLVPLVETGAAVAAHTFGQLTHHTYYDPKRSARSDTHKLVVNFANAPRAMDPTQSWVHRSLPADLNGPTIGSSPLLELYDLGDDPHETRNVADEPAYADVFAALATALLGWMREAGDPLLTDRPLLARHRDALTALTTAAGVALPAAPSAHGPAPDAHRSDSGAVPARARERESA; from the coding sequence ATGAACAGCGACACGGCACCCAACATCCTCGTACTCCACTGTCACGACCTCGGCCGGTTCCTCGGCGCCTACGCCGTGCCCACGGTCGTCACCCCGCACCTGGACGCACTCGCCGCGGAATCGGCGCTCTTCGAGGCGGCCTTCGCCACGTCACCTCACTGCAGTCCCGCCAGGGCCTCCCTGTTCACGGGCACCTATCCCCAGACGAACGGCGTGCTCGGCCTCACCCACGACCCGTTCGGCTGGGACCTGGCCGAGCCGGCGGACCACCTCGCCCACCGGCTGAGTACGGCCGGGTACCGGACCGAACTCATCGGCGTGCACCACGAGTCCAGGGTCCTGCCCGACGACGTCGTGGCGGCACGGCTCGGATTCGACCGGGTGCGCACGGGCGGGGACCGGGACGTCGTCGTCGAGCGCACCACCGAAGCTCTCGACCGGGCAGCGGAGCGGGCGGAACCCTTCTACCTCCAGGTCGGCTTCCACGAACCGCACCGCACCCCGTCCAGGAACGACAGACCCGGCGTGATGGGGTTCCTCGGCGATGCCGTCACCCCCGACGACTCGCTCGGGCACACCGTCCCCGCGTACCTGCGCGACGACGAGGGAGCGCGCGAGGAGATCGCCGAACTCCAGGGCGCCGTACGCCACATGGACGAGGGCGTCGGCCGCGTCCTGGAGCATCTCGACACCCTCGGACTGCGGGACGAGACCGTCGTGGTGTTCACCACCGACCACGGACTTCCCCTGCCCCGGGCGAAGTGCACCCTCTACGACCCCGGCCTCGAAGTCGCGCTCATGATGCGCGTACCCGGCCGTGACGCCTGGGAAGGGCGCCGGATCACCCCCATGGTGAGCCACGTCGATGTCCTGCCGACCCTCCTCGAACTCGTCGGCCTGCCCGAACCCGAGCGCGTCGCCGGAACCAGCCTCGTGCCGCTCGTGGAGACGGGAGCCGCAGTCGCCGCGCACACCTTCGGGCAGCTCACCCATCACACGTACTACGACCCGAAACGTTCGGCACGCTCGGACACCCACAAGCTCGTCGTGAACTTCGCCAACGCACCACGTGCCATGGACCCCACCCAGTCATGGGTGCACCGCAGCCTGCCGGCCGATCTGAACGGCCCCACCATCGGGTCGAGCCCCCTGCTGGAGCTGTACGACCTCGGCGACGATCCGCACGAGACCCGCAACGTGGCCGACGAGCCCGCGTACGCCGACGTGTTCGCCGCACTGGCCACCGCGCTCCTCGGCTGGATGCGGGAAGCCGGTGACCCCCTGCTCACGGACCGGCCCCTGCTGGCGCGCCACCGCGACGCCCTCACCGCACTGACCACGGCCGCAGGGGTGGCCCTGCCCGCGGCACCGTCCGCGCACGGCCCCGCCCCCGACGCACACCGCTCCGACAGCGGAGCCGTACCCGCCCGAGCACGAGAGCGAGAATCAGCATGA
- a CDS encoding extracellular solute-binding protein has translation MNIRPLRTAVLAASLAVVSTACSAPGNGGKPEVTVWMYPVIKDEAAGKKYWQQTEADFERTHPDTDLTIQMQTFDKRDAQISAALAAGSGPDIVLITPDQAATYQTVGGLLPVDDAVKDDRKAFYPETLKAATIDGKLFGVPLFQNINTTAYNTKIFEDAGLGLPKTWDDVLAAAPVLAKQGIAVMDYAGSPEQTLNLSFYPLLWQAGGSVFTDDGKDVAFDSDAGVSALQFLVDLKKKGGLPADAATDGPAVEGAPIADGKVAMRAVTSLPELTQMRAALGKDNVALGLPLQGKERATYGNPGLLALTSITEDGNRDAANDVLAYLSSPERQASLNAAAGNFPTRKDVKTPGTGPDFKALNDSLQYASPGEPSPAARQVMAALAPYIQGALGGDLSAREALEKAAKEARELLARS, from the coding sequence ATGAACATCCGACCACTGCGTACCGCAGTACTGGCCGCCTCCCTCGCCGTGGTGTCCACGGCCTGCTCCGCTCCGGGCAACGGCGGCAAGCCCGAAGTCACGGTGTGGATGTATCCGGTCATCAAGGACGAGGCGGCCGGGAAGAAGTACTGGCAGCAGACCGAGGCGGACTTCGAGCGGACCCACCCGGACACCGACCTCACCATCCAGATGCAGACGTTCGACAAGCGCGACGCACAGATATCCGCGGCCCTCGCCGCAGGCTCCGGTCCGGACATCGTGCTCATCACCCCCGACCAGGCGGCGACGTACCAGACGGTGGGAGGTCTGCTGCCCGTCGACGACGCCGTGAAGGACGACCGGAAGGCCTTCTATCCCGAGACGCTCAAGGCCGCCACCATCGACGGCAAGCTCTTCGGCGTACCGCTCTTCCAGAACATCAACACGACCGCCTACAACACGAAGATCTTCGAGGACGCCGGTCTCGGCCTCCCGAAGACCTGGGACGACGTCCTCGCGGCCGCCCCCGTGCTCGCCAAGCAGGGCATCGCGGTCATGGACTACGCGGGCAGTCCGGAGCAGACCCTGAACCTCTCGTTCTACCCCCTGCTCTGGCAGGCCGGCGGCAGCGTCTTCACGGATGACGGCAAGGACGTCGCGTTCGACTCGGACGCGGGCGTGTCCGCGCTGCAGTTCCTGGTCGACCTGAAGAAGAAGGGCGGCCTGCCCGCCGACGCCGCCACCGACGGACCCGCGGTCGAGGGCGCGCCCATCGCCGACGGCAAGGTCGCGATGCGTGCCGTCACCTCGCTGCCCGAACTCACCCAGATGCGGGCCGCGCTGGGCAAGGACAACGTGGCTCTCGGCCTTCCCCTCCAGGGCAAGGAGCGCGCCACCTACGGCAACCCCGGTCTCCTCGCGCTGACGTCCATCACCGAGGACGGGAACCGCGACGCGGCGAACGACGTGCTCGCCTACCTGAGTTCACCCGAGCGCCAGGCGTCCCTCAACGCCGCGGCAGGGAACTTCCCGACCCGTAAGGACGTGAAGACACCCGGCACCGGGCCGGACTTCAAGGCCCTGAACGACTCGTTGCAGTACGCCAGCCCCGGCGAGCCCTCACCGGCCGCCCGCCAGGTGATGGCCGCCCTCGCCCCCTACATCCAGGGCGCCCTCGGCGGGGACCTGTCGGCGCGGGAGGCGCTCGAGAAGGCCGCGAAGGAGGCCCGCGAACTGCTGGCCCGCTCCTGA
- a CDS encoding ROK family protein, translated as MKPRAGSKALIREINEALVLDVVRAQGPVARAVIATRTGLSAATVTGIAGKLLQSGLLSETDAVPSTGGRPARLLELGTDTVLAAGVRLSGTEAFVTLVNLRGDSVASHREALPSTRPEAAESAIARAVATASALRPEAALTGVGVAVSGVVDQATGMVRHSGSLGWENVPLRDRLTELTGTPVVLDSYVNSFASGLLLFDGRLAGRDLLLFSVGPSLGASVVVKGRIHRGFNGSAGGFAHSRVCADIAAPRPCHCGAANCLETWSSHWGIRQELERRGADAEDLCDDGGAVMTDAADKLGTAMANAAKMFGPERVVMAFTHEMDLPAFAARTERMFRLQYAHENTPAPELELAVADEPALARGAAYNVLARMFTAEVSESDVSRPAQV; from the coding sequence ATGAAGCCACGCGCAGGGAGCAAAGCCCTGATCCGCGAGATCAACGAAGCCCTGGTGCTCGATGTCGTACGGGCCCAGGGCCCGGTGGCGCGGGCGGTGATCGCCACCCGTACGGGTCTCAGCGCGGCAACCGTCACGGGGATCGCCGGCAAGCTCCTGCAGTCCGGGCTGCTCTCCGAGACGGACGCGGTGCCCAGCACCGGAGGACGGCCCGCCCGGCTGCTGGAGCTGGGCACCGACACCGTGCTCGCGGCGGGCGTACGCCTTTCCGGCACCGAGGCGTTCGTGACTCTGGTCAACCTGCGTGGGGACTCGGTCGCCTCACACCGGGAGGCCCTCCCCTCGACCCGCCCCGAAGCCGCCGAATCCGCCATCGCCCGCGCCGTGGCAACCGCTTCGGCCCTGCGCCCGGAGGCCGCCCTGACCGGGGTGGGCGTCGCCGTCTCCGGGGTCGTCGACCAGGCGACGGGGATGGTCCGCCACAGCGGCTCCCTCGGCTGGGAGAACGTACCGCTCCGGGACCGGCTCACCGAGCTCACGGGCACCCCGGTCGTCCTCGACAGCTACGTCAACTCCTTCGCGTCCGGACTGCTCCTGTTCGACGGCCGGCTGGCCGGCCGCGACCTGCTGCTCTTCAGTGTGGGTCCGAGCCTCGGCGCGTCGGTGGTGGTCAAGGGGCGTATCCACCGCGGCTTCAACGGCTCGGCGGGAGGGTTCGCCCATTCCCGCGTCTGCGCGGACATCGCAGCGCCGCGGCCGTGTCACTGCGGGGCGGCGAACTGCCTGGAGACCTGGAGCAGCCACTGGGGCATCCGGCAGGAACTGGAACGGCGCGGCGCGGACGCCGAGGACCTCTGCGACGACGGCGGAGCGGTCATGACCGACGCGGCGGACAAGCTCGGTACCGCCATGGCGAACGCCGCCAAGATGTTCGGCCCCGAACGCGTCGTGATGGCCTTCACCCACGAGATGGACCTGCCCGCGTTCGCGGCCCGGACGGAGCGGATGTTCCGCCTCCAGTACGCGCACGAGAACACACCCGCCCCCGAGCTGGAACTGGCCGTCGCCGACGAACCGGCACTCGCCAGGGGTGCCGCGTACAACGTCCTCGCCCGGATGTTCACCGCCGAGGTGTCGGAGTCGGATGTGAGCCGGCCGGCACAGGTGTGA
- a CDS encoding hydroxyacid dehydrogenase: MSHTVGADPEPPSGPRSSEKPRILLSVPAAEADAFFPPGTRSALAALGEVTEAEPGALHDPEAFRSALTGVHVLVTAWGFPRLDAERLALAPDLRFVMHAASSLHWLISDDFWQAGVPVSQAGAAMAPAVAELSLSFTLSLLRRTHRYDHALRGGADWQAARGARKAREIRGARIGVVGASRTGRRYIEACRALGADVRVHDPYLAESDPLAACAATLPSLLSWCDVLAVHAPATDETAGLIGADEIASLQDGCLVVNTARSSVLDMDALFVAVASDRIDAALDVFDEEPLPTGDRWRNLPNVLLTPHIAGATADSRQRAGRIVVDEIRRHLAGEPLEHAVTRQAMESMA; this comes from the coding sequence ATGAGTCATACGGTCGGTGCTGACCCCGAGCCGCCCAGCGGCCCCCGTTCCTCCGAGAAGCCCCGGATTCTGCTGAGTGTTCCCGCAGCCGAGGCCGACGCGTTCTTCCCGCCGGGCACCCGGAGCGCCCTTGCCGCTCTGGGGGAGGTGACCGAGGCCGAGCCGGGAGCGCTGCACGATCCGGAGGCGTTCCGGAGCGCGCTGACGGGTGTGCACGTGCTCGTCACGGCCTGGGGCTTCCCGCGTCTGGACGCCGAACGCCTCGCTCTCGCACCCGATCTGCGGTTCGTCATGCACGCCGCGTCCTCGCTCCACTGGCTGATCAGCGACGACTTCTGGCAGGCCGGAGTCCCGGTGTCGCAGGCCGGCGCGGCGATGGCGCCCGCGGTCGCGGAACTCTCGCTCTCCTTCACCCTGTCCCTGCTGCGGCGCACCCACCGCTACGACCACGCACTGCGCGGGGGAGCGGACTGGCAGGCGGCCCGCGGGGCCCGCAAGGCACGCGAGATCCGGGGCGCGCGCATCGGCGTCGTCGGCGCGTCCCGCACCGGCCGCCGCTACATCGAGGCCTGCCGGGCCCTCGGCGCCGACGTGCGCGTCCACGATCCGTATCTGGCCGAAAGTGATCCCCTCGCCGCATGCGCGGCCACACTCCCGTCGCTGCTCTCCTGGTGCGACGTACTCGCCGTCCACGCCCCCGCGACCGACGAGACCGCCGGGCTGATCGGCGCCGACGAGATCGCGTCCCTCCAGGACGGCTGCCTGGTCGTGAACACGGCCCGGTCCTCGGTCCTCGACATGGACGCGCTGTTCGTGGCGGTGGCCTCGGACCGGATCGACGCGGCGCTGGACGTGTTCGACGAAGAACCCCTGCCGACGGGCGACCGCTGGCGGAACCTGCCCAACGTCCTGCTCACCCCGCACATCGCCGGCGCCACCGCCGACTCCCGGCAGAGGGCCGGACGGATCGTGGTGGACGAGATCCGACGGCACCTGGCCGGAGAGCCCCTCGAACACGCGGTCACGCGGCAGGCGATGGAGTCCATGGCATGA
- a CDS encoding DUF2975 domain-containing protein, producing the protein MGKLTVRALRAVLVVVLTGTVCVQALMVWALVSGNDPEDGSLPLTALRVITVLGIGTAQVALVSVWRLVTMVRRGTVFSHAAFRYVDAIIGSIVAAAVVWFAVTALNAPGQRDDPGVTVIMGGIAMAILGVALIVLVLRMLLAQAVARDVEAAHLQSELNEVI; encoded by the coding sequence ATGGGAAAACTGACCGTGCGCGCGCTGCGCGCCGTGCTCGTGGTGGTGCTCACCGGAACGGTATGCGTGCAGGCACTGATGGTGTGGGCGCTGGTCAGCGGGAACGACCCGGAGGACGGGTCGCTCCCGCTGACCGCGCTGCGCGTGATCACGGTCCTGGGCATCGGGACCGCCCAGGTCGCCCTCGTCTCCGTATGGCGGCTGGTCACCATGGTGCGCCGCGGGACCGTCTTCTCCCACGCCGCCTTCAGGTACGTGGACGCCATCATCGGCTCGATCGTCGCGGCCGCTGTCGTCTGGTTCGCGGTGACCGCGCTCAACGCACCCGGCCAGCGCGACGACCCGGGGGTCACCGTCATCATGGGCGGGATCGCCATGGCCATCCTGGGAGTCGCGCTCATCGTGCTCGTGCTGCGGATGCTCCTGGCCCAGGCCGTCGCCCGTGACGTCGAAGCGGCGCATCTGCAGTCCGAGTTGAACGAGGTGATCTGA